The Prevotella sp. E9-3 genome has a window encoding:
- a CDS encoding FKBP-type peptidyl-prolyl cis-trans isomerase, producing MKNKREYIQANKEWLEAKAKEEGVKALPKGIYYKVLSEGNQNSPRPTVRSIITAHYTGKTIDGKQFDSSRGGVPLACRLCDLIEGWIIAMQQMHIGDKWELYLPAEMGYGKFSQPGIPGGSTLIFEIELIGIA from the coding sequence ATGAAGAATAAACGGGAATACATACAGGCCAACAAGGAATGGTTGGAGGCGAAAGCCAAAGAGGAAGGTGTCAAGGCTTTGCCCAAAGGCATCTATTATAAGGTGCTGAGTGAGGGGAATCAGAATAGTCCAAGACCCACTGTCCGAAGTATCATCACAGCCCACTATACTGGCAAGACCATTGACGGAAAGCAGTTTGACAGCAGTCGTGGCGGTGTGCCGTTGGCCTGCAGGCTCTGCGACCTTATTGAGGGTTGGATCATCGCTATGCAACAGATGCATATTGGCGACAAGTGGGAACTTTACTTACCTGCCGAAATGGGTTACGGAAAATTTTCTCAGCCGGGTATTCCCGGCGGCTCAACACTTATCTTTGAAATAGAATTGATAGGCATAGCATGA
- the fldA gene encoding flavodoxin FldA: protein MNKTIVVFGSSTGTCEAIAEKIAQKLGCEAINVQDLTADVVENNQNLILGTSTWGAGELQDDWYDGLRVLKAANLADKTIALFGCGDCESYGDTFVGGIGELYNGIKESGANFVGSVSTDGYTFDASEAVVDGKFVGLPLDDVNEDDKTDVRIDAWIAEISSNL from the coding sequence ATGAATAAAACTATTGTAGTATTTGGTTCCTCGACTGGAACATGCGAGGCTATCGCAGAGAAGATAGCCCAGAAACTTGGCTGTGAGGCCATCAACGTTCAGGATCTCACAGCTGATGTCGTCGAAAATAATCAGAACCTTATTCTCGGCACTTCAACATGGGGTGCCGGTGAGTTGCAGGACGACTGGTACGACGGACTGCGAGTACTAAAGGCAGCCAACCTTGCTGACAAGACCATCGCCCTCTTCGGTTGTGGTGATTGCGAGTCGTATGGCGACACCTTCGTGGGTGGTATCGGTGAACTGTATAACGGTATCAAGGAGAGCGGTGCAAACTTTGTGGGAAGTGTCAGTACTGACGGATACACATTCGATGCCTCTGAAGCTGTCGTAGATGGTAAGTTTGTGGGACTGCCCTTGGACGATGTCAACGAGGATGACAAGACTGATGTCCGCATCGATGCGTGGATTGCTGAGATTTCTTCAAACCTCTAA
- a CDS encoding DUF2023 family protein, which yields MQQTVNRQMTEQVLPPEAKVLMNHIYEYKKGVRRMILFTCNRRFEAFATNRLRRQSIDYVVQPAGKENVNVYFGRKECLDAIRLFITRPLNKLTPEEDFILGAMLGYDICAQCERYCERKGRCANCQHVQ from the coding sequence ATGCAGCAGACGGTGAATCGACAGATGACAGAGCAGGTACTCCCTCCAGAGGCCAAGGTGCTGATGAACCATATTTATGAATATAAGAAAGGTGTGCGCAGGATGATACTCTTCACATGCAATCGCCGTTTCGAGGCATTTGCCACGAACCGTCTGCGTCGCCAGTCTATCGACTATGTGGTGCAGCCCGCTGGCAAGGAGAATGTCAATGTGTATTTTGGTCGCAAGGAGTGCCTCGATGCCATCCGTCTTTTCATCACCCGTCCGCTGAATAAGCTGACTCCCGAAGAGGACTTCATCCTTGGAGCCATGCTTGGCTACGACATCTGCGCCCAGTGTGAGCGATACTGCGAACGCAAGGGACGGTGTGCCAATTGTCAGCATGTGCAATAG
- a CDS encoding Hsp20/alpha crystallin family protein — translation MFQNSWMPTVFEDFFNNDWMPRANSTAPAVNVKETDKSYIMELAAPGIKKEYCRIGINDEGNLTIAIENKQEHKHEDSHRHYLRREFSYSNYEQNYTLPDDVVRDKISAKVEDGILTITMPKAEPKEKVTKAIEVS, via the coding sequence ATGTTTCAGAACAGTTGGATGCCAACAGTATTTGAGGATTTCTTTAACAATGATTGGATGCCTCGTGCCAATAGTACAGCACCAGCAGTCAATGTCAAGGAGACCGACAAGAGCTACATCATGGAACTTGCAGCTCCAGGCATTAAGAAAGAATATTGCCGCATAGGTATTAACGACGAGGGCAACCTCACCATCGCCATTGAGAACAAACAGGAACACAAGCATGAGGATAGTCACCGTCACTATCTGCGCCGTGAGTTCAGTTATTCGAACTACGAGCAGAACTACACACTCCCTGATGATGTGGTCCGCGATAAGATTTCTGCCAAGGTGGAGGACGGCATCCTGACCATCACGATGCCGAAAGCCGAACCGAAGGAGAAAGTCACCAAGGCCATTGAGGTATCATAA
- a CDS encoding YqiA/YcfP family alpha/beta fold hydrolase, translating into MKKILFLHGFFASGQCVPAVALREAFEGRVEVLTPDLPIHPQMALEQIRGICDREHPDLLVGNSCGSFYAQMLAPIVGIPALLGNPHFQMTAFLKERIGEHEYKSPRKDGNQQFAIDESLIQEFAELENVQFSYCTPYYKDKVWGVFGDKDTLAHFEPLFLKHYSNSFHFPGAHTPTAKEVRTWYVPLIEKMLMALPDDYRPFQ; encoded by the coding sequence ATGAAAAAGATATTATTCCTGCATGGTTTCTTTGCCAGCGGTCAGTGCGTACCTGCAGTGGCTTTGAGAGAGGCTTTCGAAGGACGTGTTGAGGTGCTTACTCCCGACTTGCCAATACATCCACAGATGGCACTGGAACAAATCCGGGGCATCTGTGATAGGGAGCATCCCGACCTGCTGGTGGGAAACAGTTGCGGTTCGTTCTATGCCCAGATGCTGGCGCCCATAGTTGGCATCCCTGCCCTGCTTGGCAACCCACATTTTCAGATGACGGCATTTCTGAAGGAACGCATCGGAGAGCATGAATACAAGTCACCACGCAAGGACGGCAACCAGCAGTTTGCTATCGATGAAAGCCTAATACAGGAGTTTGCAGAGTTGGAAAACGTTCAATTCAGCTATTGTACCCCCTACTACAAAGACAAAGTTTGGGGGGTGTTCGGTGATAAGGACACCCTAGCTCACTTCGAGCCGTTGTTTTTGAAACATTACAGCAATTCATTCCACTTTCCAGGTGCTCACACTCCAACGGCCAAAGAAGTACGCACATGGTATGTTCCACTGATAGAGAAGATGCTGATGGCGCTACCGGATGACTACAGACCGTTTCAGTGA
- a CDS encoding glycerate kinase — MKIVVVIDSMKGCLSSADANQAAADGVRSVFPDADIVQIPVSDGGEGFVDAFHAAIGGTIQEVAVRDPLMRCVTAQYLLCGQEAVIEIAQASGLTLLSEEERNPMVATSYGTGQLIADAIRKGAKQIIVGLGGSATSDAGMGMLRALIDTFAKQGQFDDITELKDIQFTIASDVKNPLCGAQGAAHIFAPQKGASPEMVERLDARARKFAEVSAKHFGYDCSNDDGAGAAGGLGYAFLQYMHATCRPGIEVLLEAARFREVVKDADLVITGEGSADSQTLMGKLPVGVLHQSGDVPVCLIAGRIRDREALLQAGFSDVRCINPEGISLQEAMRPEVARKHISDTIRDLSFFIS; from the coding sequence ATGAAAATTGTCGTTGTCATAGATTCTATGAAAGGGTGTCTGAGTTCTGCTGATGCCAATCAAGCGGCAGCTGATGGTGTTAGAAGTGTTTTTCCAGATGCAGACATTGTTCAGATACCTGTCAGCGATGGTGGCGAAGGTTTCGTTGATGCCTTCCATGCAGCTATTGGCGGCACAATTCAGGAAGTGGCGGTGCGCGACCCATTGATGCGCTGCGTTACAGCCCAATATCTGTTATGCGGGCAAGAGGCAGTCATAGAGATTGCGCAGGCCAGTGGACTTACTCTTCTCTCTGAAGAAGAGCGCAATCCCATGGTAGCCACCAGCTATGGTACAGGCCAACTCATTGCCGATGCTATCCGAAAAGGGGCCAAACAAATCATCGTAGGACTTGGTGGCAGTGCTACCAGCGATGCCGGTATGGGGATGCTTAGAGCCTTGATTGACACTTTTGCCAAGCAAGGGCAGTTTGATGATATTACAGAACTCAAGGATATTCAGTTTACCATTGCTTCCGATGTGAAGAATCCTCTTTGTGGTGCACAAGGAGCTGCTCATATCTTTGCTCCACAGAAAGGCGCCTCTCCTGAGATGGTGGAGCGGTTAGATGCTCGTGCCAGAAAATTTGCTGAAGTTTCAGCCAAACATTTCGGTTATGACTGTTCCAATGATGATGGAGCGGGTGCAGCCGGTGGATTAGGATATGCTTTCCTACAATACATGCATGCCACTTGCAGACCAGGCATAGAGGTGCTTCTTGAAGCGGCCCGATTCAGAGAAGTGGTCAAAGATGCAGATCTTGTCATCACGGGCGAAGGATCTGCTGATAGTCAGACCCTCATGGGCAAGTTGCCCGTTGGCGTGTTGCACCAGTCTGGTGACGTGCCGGTATGTTTGATAGCCGGTCGCATCAGAGACAGAGAGGCGCTTCTGCAAGCAGGTTTCTCTGACGTCAGATGCATCAATCCCGAAGGGATTTCTCTACAGGAAGCGATGCGTCCGGAAGTGGCGCGAAAGCATATTTCAGATACGATAAGAGATCTATCGTTCTTCATATCATAA
- a CDS encoding NimIJ family nitroimidazole resistance protein, giving the protein MSMFREMRRKRQQLTEEDSIAILQKATSGTLALLGDDDYPYAVPISYVYHDGKLFFHSAMAGHKVDAIRKCDKASFCVIEQDNIQPEKFTTFFRSVIAFGRIHIVEDEQEKLQMVRMLGNRYNPNQDEALQKEIESGFSHMLAIRFDIEHLTGKEAIELVRQRPHNTGE; this is encoded by the coding sequence ATGAGTATGTTTCGAGAAATGAGGCGTAAGCGTCAACAACTTACTGAAGAAGATAGTATTGCCATTCTGCAGAAGGCCACATCAGGTACTTTGGCACTACTCGGCGATGATGATTATCCCTATGCCGTTCCCATCAGCTATGTATATCATGACGGGAAACTATTCTTCCATAGTGCTATGGCAGGTCATAAGGTTGATGCTATCCGTAAGTGTGATAAGGCATCTTTCTGCGTCATCGAGCAGGATAATATCCAACCGGAAAAGTTCACCACCTTTTTCCGAAGTGTGATTGCTTTCGGCAGAATCCACATAGTCGAGGATGAGCAAGAGAAACTACAAATGGTTCGAATGCTTGGCAACCGTTACAATCCCAATCAGGATGAAGCCCTACAGAAAGAGATTGAGAGCGGTTTTTCGCATATGCTGGCCATTCGTTTCGACATCGAGCATCTGACGGGAAAGGAGGCTATTGAGCTGGTGAGGCAGCGCCCTCATAATACAGGCGAATGA
- a CDS encoding sugar O-acetyltransferase, producing MIKRMTEKEKMLAGEIYSAVDPEVLKELTVTRDKIFEYNTLRPSETKRMKEIIKELFGSVGDDNFLLNQPFRCDYGRQISIGKRFFANFNFTVLDEAHVTIGDDCFIGPNVSIYTACHSTDPIERNSRQEWAKPVTIGNNVWIGGSVTILPGVTIGNNVTIGAGSVVVKDIPSNTVAVGNPCKVIKNI from the coding sequence ATGATTAAGCGTATGACAGAGAAAGAAAAAATGCTGGCTGGCGAGATATACTCAGCCGTTGACCCAGAGGTATTGAAAGAACTAACTGTTACAAGGGACAAGATATTTGAATACAACACTCTTCGCCCGTCAGAAACGAAGAGAATGAAGGAAATAATCAAGGAGTTGTTCGGTTCTGTAGGCGACGATAACTTTTTACTCAATCAGCCTTTTCGTTGCGACTATGGCAGGCAAATAAGTATTGGCAAGCGTTTCTTTGCCAATTTCAACTTCACGGTACTTGATGAAGCGCATGTCACCATTGGCGACGATTGTTTCATCGGCCCAAATGTAAGCATTTATACAGCTTGCCATAGCACAGACCCTATAGAGCGCAATAGTCGTCAGGAATGGGCAAAACCTGTCACCATAGGTAATAACGTATGGATTGGCGGCAGCGTAACAATACTACCTGGAGTAACTATCGGCAATAATGTAACTATCGGTGCAGGCTCAGTTGTGGTAAAGGACATACCATCTAACACTGTTGCCGTAGGTAATCCTTGCAAGGTCATAAAGAATATATGA
- a CDS encoding GNAT family N-acetyltransferase, whose translation MIEKKLTSTQEDIIQIKQLYETAFPENERIPWPDLMRLIDEMHLDFTSFYDDDALVGFYIVYPGPKVNWFWYFAVKEELRGQGIGQQILTLLIQKYEGKTIVLDMENPYQEPCPNPEQRQRRQHFYLRNGFRDTNLFKSYDDIEMTIMMMGPGVFTMADWDTITNELRQHWAWD comes from the coding sequence ATGATAGAAAAGAAGTTAACCTCTACACAAGAGGATATCATTCAGATCAAACAGCTCTACGAGACGGCTTTTCCTGAGAACGAGCGTATTCCTTGGCCCGACCTGATGCGTCTCATTGATGAGATGCATCTGGATTTCACCTCCTTTTATGATGATGACGCGCTGGTTGGCTTCTACATCGTATATCCTGGACCAAAGGTCAACTGGTTCTGGTACTTTGCCGTGAAAGAAGAACTCCGAGGCCAGGGTATTGGTCAGCAGATTCTCACGCTCCTAATTCAGAAGTACGAGGGCAAGACCATTGTCCTTGATATGGAAAATCCTTATCAAGAACCGTGTCCCAACCCAGAACAGCGCCAGCGTCGCCAACATTTCTACCTCCGCAACGGCTTCCGTGACACAAATCTTTTCAAGTCCTACGACGACATTGAAATGACTATCATGATGATGGGGCCTGGAGTATTTACCATGGCAGACTGGGACACCATCACCAACGAACTCCGCCAACACTGGGCATGGGACTAA
- a CDS encoding PaaI family thioesterase: protein MNKTDRFAANTGCQITEANERHAVAVMTVTNAHLNGGNVCQGGALFTLADLAIAALMNASGRLTFGISNSIMFVASAHEGDVLRAEAVFVSDHHKIPAVEVCVTNQDDVLICHVTGMGYRKNVPLPQSCWGKNT from the coding sequence TTGAATAAGACAGATCGTTTTGCTGCAAATACTGGCTGCCAGATAACAGAGGCGAACGAAAGGCATGCCGTTGCCGTGATGACAGTCACCAATGCTCATCTCAACGGCGGGAATGTGTGCCAGGGTGGGGCACTCTTTACGTTGGCTGACTTGGCCATTGCTGCATTGATGAATGCCTCCGGCCGTCTTACCTTTGGCATCAGCAACTCAATCATGTTTGTAGCTTCTGCACATGAAGGCGACGTCCTCCGTGCTGAAGCCGTCTTTGTGTCTGACCATCATAAGATTCCCGCTGTAGAAGTCTGCGTGACAAATCAGGACGATGTCCTCATCTGTCATGTCACCGGCATGGGATACCGCAAGAATGTTCCTCTACCACAATCTTGCTGGGGCAAAAACACATAA
- a CDS encoding sugar O-acetyltransferase, whose protein sequence is MEKNWYSRTEISPEVQKIMAKTSVSIKQMNSLTLIDFKEKETLIRELFGSVGSAPFVGDNFHCDFGQNIHVGNNFHADYNCTMLDLEEIRIGDNCLIGPDVGIYTAGHRLEPEGRVLDVYGSPITIGNDVWIGGHSTILSGVTIGDGVVIAAGSVVTNDVAPRTLVAGNPAIFKKNIK, encoded by the coding sequence ATGGAAAAGAACTGGTATAGCCGCACAGAAATTAGCCCAGAAGTACAGAAGATAATGGCCAAGACTTCGGTTTCAATCAAACAGATGAATAGTCTAACACTGATAGACTTCAAGGAGAAAGAAACACTCATTCGTGAGCTATTTGGATCTGTAGGAAGCGCTCCCTTTGTGGGCGATAATTTCCATTGCGATTTCGGACAGAATATTCATGTAGGTAATAACTTCCACGCAGACTACAATTGTACGATGCTCGACCTAGAGGAAATCCGTATTGGAGACAACTGTTTGATAGGCCCCGACGTTGGTATCTATACCGCAGGACACCGACTGGAGCCAGAAGGTCGCGTTCTTGATGTTTACGGTAGCCCTATTACCATAGGAAACGATGTTTGGATTGGCGGACATTCCACTATTTTATCGGGTGTCACCATCGGCGACGGTGTTGTTATAGCTGCAGGTTCTGTGGTGACAAATGACGTGGCTCCCAGAACACTCGTAGCTGGCAACCCCGCCATATTCAAGAAGAATATAAAATAA
- a CDS encoding glutaredoxin, translated as MIKMYVMETCPDCEYVEKQVEGNPNFEVIDIGKHVRNLKQFIKLRDTNPAFDEAKAVDDLGIPCYVLEDGTVTLYSKDVGLEPRPQDEGAACSIDGRGC; from the coding sequence ATGATTAAGATGTATGTGATGGAAACCTGTCCAGACTGTGAATATGTCGAGAAGCAGGTTGAGGGAAATCCTAACTTTGAGGTGATTGACATTGGTAAGCATGTTAGGAACCTGAAGCAGTTTATCAAACTTCGTGACACAAACCCGGCGTTCGACGAAGCAAAGGCAGTAGATGATTTAGGCATCCCTTGTTATGTGTTAGAGGATGGTACGGTGACGCTCTACTCGAAGGATGTCGGCTTGGAACCACGACCTCAGGATGAAGGAGCTGCTTGCAGTATCGATGGAAGAGGGTGTTAA
- a CDS encoding GlsB/YeaQ/YmgE family stress response membrane protein — protein MLEHIADFTAWPIITGILIGYVANRIMSGEGKGCCMNLFIGVIGSYAGTFISHLLNIELFGKGYFTNFVFCVLGAVTVLWIWKKLFD, from the coding sequence ATGTTAGAACACATTGCAGATTTTACGGCATGGCCCATCATCACCGGCATTTTGATTGGCTACGTTGCCAACCGCATTATGAGCGGTGAAGGTAAAGGGTGTTGTATGAACCTTTTTATAGGTGTTATAGGTAGTTATGCTGGTACGTTCATTAGTCATCTGCTGAATATCGAACTATTTGGTAAAGGCTACTTCACAAACTTTGTATTCTGTGTCCTTGGTGCCGTGACTGTACTTTGGATTTGGAAGAAGTTGTTTGATTGA
- a CDS encoding Abi family protein: MKYTEFEDIISADRMRKYLVACNNDTRRAMTLYRHNLKLSQEMFTMISCFEVALRNRIDKEMQQHWGSDWLRDIIMPSGPFATDGRVDGTRKIVKKAYDGLVFSNTYSHSKLLSQMEFGVWKYMFNNVQYRLGGRYLLNIFPNKPRTTAQNRVDNSRIFQELDHINNIRNRIAHHEPICFGRPISIDTNYVLMNYARMMMLFNWMGIDAPKLMYGLDHVGDECSHIMCI; this comes from the coding sequence ATGAAATATACGGAATTTGAAGATATTATATCAGCAGACCGCATGAGGAAATATCTTGTGGCCTGCAATAATGATACTCGCAGGGCAATGACCCTCTATCGTCATAACTTGAAACTCTCGCAAGAGATGTTCACGATGATCAGTTGTTTTGAAGTTGCGCTACGTAACCGAATTGATAAGGAAATGCAGCAACATTGGGGTAGTGACTGGTTGCGAGATATTATTATGCCAAGCGGCCCATTTGCTACCGATGGTAGAGTGGATGGTACTCGGAAAATTGTAAAGAAGGCATACGACGGACTTGTATTCTCAAATACATATAGCCATTCAAAGCTATTATCGCAGATGGAGTTTGGCGTTTGGAAATATATGTTTAATAATGTACAGTATCGTTTAGGTGGTCGTTATTTGCTCAATATTTTTCCCAATAAGCCACGTACAACAGCTCAAAATAGAGTTGATAATTCTCGAATCTTTCAGGAACTAGACCATATTAATAATATTCGTAACAGAATTGCTCATCATGAGCCAATTTGTTTTGGACGTCCTATTAGTATTGACACCAACTATGTTTTAATGAATTATGCTCGTATGATGATGTTGTTTAACTGGATGGGAATAGATGCTCCAAAGCTAATGTACGGTTTGGATCATGTAGGTGATGAATGTAGCCATATTATGTGTATATAA
- a CDS encoding RNA polymerase sigma factor, with protein sequence MSMTREEFTQLVRKELPSLRRFLLAACSGNNEEADDVAQDALMKAYVASRSFGDGAGFSAWLYRIACNTLIDHQRKQTTHGTTIDIGKAHELAAVTRSDDSFVYQELYCAIDGLNVSERTAVLLFYMEDRPIKEICTIMNVSEGTVKGYLSRGREHLRTKLSKK encoded by the coding sequence ATGTCAATGACCCGAGAAGAATTCACCCAACTCGTCCGCAAAGAGCTCCCAAGCTTGCGCCGCTTCCTGTTAGCGGCATGCAGCGGCAACAACGAAGAAGCTGACGACGTGGCCCAGGACGCGCTGATGAAGGCCTACGTAGCTTCACGCTCTTTCGGCGACGGGGCGGGTTTCTCGGCCTGGCTCTACCGGATTGCCTGCAACACGCTGATAGACCACCAGCGGAAACAGACGACGCACGGCACGACCATTGACATTGGCAAGGCGCATGAGTTGGCCGCCGTTACACGTTCGGATGACAGCTTTGTCTATCAGGAACTGTATTGTGCTATTGACGGATTGAACGTCAGCGAACGAACGGCCGTGCTCCTCTTCTATATGGAGGACCGTCCTATCAAGGAGATCTGCACAATCATGAATGTGTCAGAAGGAACGGTGAAGGGCTATCTCTCACGAGGCCGCGAACACTTAAGAACGAAACTAAGTAAGAAATGA